TGCACAACTGGAAGCCGGGCGACGAGGTCGTCGCGCACTGCCTGAACGTCGAGCTGGAAGGCCCGGACGGGCACAACGACACGATGCTCGACACCGAGCAGCGGATCTGGGGCTTCGAGACCAACTTCGGCGGACTGGCCGAGATCGCGCTGGTCAAGGCGAACCAGCTGATGCCGAAGCCGGCGCACCTCACCTGGGAGGAGTCCGCTTCCCCGGGCCTGGTGAACTCCACCGCCTACCGGCAGCTCGTGTCGCGCAACGGCGCGGACATGAAGCAGGGCGACGTCGTCCTCGTCTGGGGCGCCTCGGGCGGCCTCGGCTCGTACGCGACGCAGTACGCGCTCAACGGCGGCGCGATTCCGGTGTGCGTGGTCTCCAGCCCGGAGAAGGCGGAGATCTGCCGGAAGCTCGGCGCGGAGCTGATCATCGACCGCACCGCCGAGGGGTACCGGTTCTGGAAGAACGAGAACGAGCAGGACCCCAAGGAATGGCAGCGGTTCGGCGCGAAGATCCGCGAGCTGACCGGCGGCGAGGACCCGGACATCGTGTTCGAGCACCCGGGCCGGGAGACCTTCGGCGCGTCCGTCTACGCCGCGCGCAAAGGCGGCACCATCGTCACCTGCGCGTCCACCTCGGGGTACATGCACCAGTACGACAACCGGTATCTGTGGATGAACCTGAAGCGGATCATCGGCTCGCACTTCGCGAACTACCGCGAA
This sequence is a window from Amycolatopsis benzoatilytica AK 16/65. Protein-coding genes within it:
- the ccrA gene encoding crotonyl-CoA carboxylase/reductase, coding for MTHLDQIQQAILSGRLEELADLPVPERYRGVTVHADEVDMFEGLESRDKDPRRSLHLDEVPTPELGPGEALVAVMASAINYNTVWTSIFEPIPTFKFLQRYGRVSPLAKRHDLPYHVVGSDLSGVVLRTGAGVHNWKPGDEVVAHCLNVELEGPDGHNDTMLDTEQRIWGFETNFGGLAEIALVKANQLMPKPAHLTWEESASPGLVNSTAYRQLVSRNGADMKQGDVVLVWGASGGLGSYATQYALNGGAIPVCVVSSPEKAEICRKLGAELIIDRTAEGYRFWKNENEQDPKEWQRFGAKIRELTGGEDPDIVFEHPGRETFGASVYAARKGGTIVTCASTSGYMHQYDNRYLWMNLKRIIGSHFANYRESWEANRLIAKGLIHPTLSKTYSLEETGQAALDVHRNAHQGKVGVLALAPEEGLGVRDEEMRAKHLDAINAFRGA